A single Pseudomonas sp. MM223 DNA region contains:
- the argA_1 gene encoding Amino-acid acetyltransferase (*Name argA_1): protein MSLACLAVNPEYRHGGRGDELLERIESRARQMGLNTLFVLTTRTAHWFRERGFAPSGVERLPSARASLYNYQRNSKIFEKPL, encoded by the coding sequence GTGAGCCTGGCGTGCCTGGCGGTGAACCCGGAATACCGCCACGGCGGGCGCGGGGATGAATTGCTGGAGCGCATCGAGAGCCGGGCGCGGCAGATGGGGTTGAATACCCTGTTCGTGCTGACGACGCGTACGGCGCACTGGTTCCGCGAACGCGGTTTTGCGCCTAGCGGCGTGGAACGGCTGCCATCGGCGCGGGCTTCGCTGTACAACTACCAGCGCAATTCGAAGATTTTCGAGAAGCCCCTGTAA
- the potA_4 gene encoding Spermidine/putrescine import ATP-binding protein PotA (*Name potA_4): MAVASGAYKKALEGGQQPKQVLVKIDRVTKKFDETIAVDDVSLEIRKGEIFALLGGSGSGKSTLLRMLAGFERPTEGRILLDGVDITDMPPYERPINMMFQSYALFPHMTVAQNIAFGLQQDKLPKADIDARVAEMLKLVHMTQYAKRKPHQLSGGQRQRVALARSLAKRPKLLLLDEPMGALDKKLRSQMQLELVEIIERVGVTCVMVTHDQEEAMTMAQRIAIMHLGWIAQIGSPVDIYETPTSRLVCEFIGNVNLFEGEVVDDAEGYAIIASPELERKIYVGHGITTSVEDKHITYALRPEKMLVTTQQPTCEHNWSRGKVHDIAYLGGHSVFYVELPSGKVVQSFVANAERQGTRPTWGDEVYVWWEDDSGVVLRS; this comes from the coding sequence ATGGCAGTTGCCTCCGGTGCCTATAAAAAAGCCCTCGAGGGTGGCCAGCAACCCAAGCAGGTGCTGGTCAAAATCGACCGGGTCACAAAGAAGTTCGACGAAACCATCGCCGTAGACGATGTGTCACTGGAAATCCGCAAGGGCGAGATCTTCGCCCTGCTGGGTGGCTCCGGTTCCGGCAAATCGACCCTGCTGCGCATGCTGGCCGGCTTCGAGCGCCCTACCGAAGGGCGAATCCTGCTTGACGGCGTCGACATCACCGACATGCCGCCCTACGAGCGGCCGATCAACATGATGTTCCAGTCCTACGCGCTGTTCCCGCACATGACCGTGGCGCAGAACATCGCCTTCGGCCTGCAGCAGGACAAGCTGCCCAAGGCCGACATCGACGCCCGCGTGGCCGAGATGCTCAAGCTGGTGCACATGACCCAGTACGCCAAGCGCAAGCCGCACCAGCTGTCCGGTGGCCAGCGTCAGCGCGTGGCCCTGGCCCGTTCGCTGGCCAAGCGCCCCAAGCTGCTGCTGCTCGACGAGCCGATGGGTGCTCTGGACAAGAAACTGCGTTCGCAGATGCAGCTGGAACTGGTGGAGATCATCGAACGCGTGGGCGTGACCTGCGTGATGGTGACCCACGACCAGGAAGAAGCCATGACCATGGCCCAGCGCATCGCCATCATGCACCTGGGCTGGATCGCCCAGATTGGCTCGCCTGTGGATATCTACGAAACGCCGACCAGCCGCCTGGTGTGCGAGTTCATCGGCAACGTCAACCTGTTCGAAGGTGAAGTGGTCGACGACGCCGAAGGCTACGCGATCATTGCCAGCCCGGAGCTGGAGCGCAAGATTTACGTGGGCCACGGCATCACCACCTCGGTCGAAGACAAGCACATCACCTACGCCCTGCGCCCGGAGAAGATGCTGGTCACTACCCAGCAGCCGACCTGCGAGCACAACTGGTCGCGCGGCAAGGTGCACGACATCGCCTACCTGGGCGGCCACTCGGTGTTCTACGTGGAGCTGCCGAGCGGCAAGGTGGTCCAGTCGTTCGTCGCCAACGCCGAGCGCCAGGGCACCCGCCCTACCTGGGGCGATGAAGTGTACGTGTGGTGGGAAGACGACAGCGGCGTGGTACTGCGGTCATGA
- the puuA_6 gene encoding Gamma-glutamylputrescine synthetase PuuA (*Name puuA_6), producing the protein MSVPPRAVQLNEANAFLKEHPEVLYVDLLIADMNGVVRGKRIERTSLHKVYEKGINLPASLFALDINGSTVESTGLGLDIGDADRICYPIPDTLCNEPWQKRPTAQLLMTMHEIEGEPFFADPREVLRQVVSKFDELGLTICAAFELEFYLIDQENVNGRPQPPRSPISGKRPQSTQVYLIDDLDEYADCLQDILEGAKEQGIPADAIVKESAPAQFEVNLHHVADPLKACDYAVLLKRLIKNIAYDHEMDTTFMAKPYPGQAGNGLHVHISVLDKDGNNIFTSEDPEQNAALRHAVGGVLETLPASMAFLCPNVNSYRRFGAQFYVPNAPSWGLDNRTVALRVPTGSADAVRIEHRVAGADANPYLMMAAVLAGVHHGLTNKIEPGKPIEGNSYEQLEQSLPNNLRDALRELDDSEILNKYIDPKYIDIFVACKESELEEFEHSISDLEYNWYLHTV; encoded by the coding sequence ATGTCGGTACCCCCGCGTGCCGTTCAGCTTAACGAAGCGAACGCGTTCCTTAAGGAACATCCTGAGGTTCTCTACGTTGACCTTCTGATTGCAGATATGAATGGTGTGGTGCGTGGCAAGCGCATTGAGCGCACCAGCCTCCACAAGGTTTACGAGAAAGGCATCAACCTGCCGGCCTCCCTCTTCGCCCTGGACATCAACGGTTCCACCGTCGAAAGCACTGGGCTTGGCCTGGACATCGGCGATGCTGACCGCATCTGCTACCCGATCCCCGACACGCTCTGTAACGAGCCGTGGCAAAAGCGCCCCACTGCCCAACTGCTGATGACCATGCACGAGATCGAAGGCGAGCCGTTCTTCGCCGACCCTCGTGAAGTGCTGCGCCAGGTGGTGAGCAAGTTCGACGAGCTGGGCCTTACCATTTGCGCTGCATTCGAGCTGGAGTTCTACCTGATCGACCAGGAGAACGTGAACGGCCGCCCACAGCCGCCGCGCTCGCCAATCTCGGGCAAACGCCCGCAGTCGACCCAGGTGTACCTGATCGACGACCTCGACGAATATGCCGACTGCCTGCAGGACATCCTCGAAGGCGCGAAAGAACAAGGCATTCCGGCCGACGCCATCGTCAAGGAAAGCGCCCCGGCGCAGTTCGAAGTCAACCTGCACCACGTGGCCGACCCGCTCAAGGCCTGCGACTACGCGGTGCTGCTCAAGCGGTTGATCAAGAACATCGCCTACGACCATGAAATGGACACCACCTTCATGGCCAAGCCCTACCCGGGCCAGGCAGGTAACGGCCTGCATGTACACATTTCCGTGCTGGACAAAGATGGCAACAACATCTTCACCAGCGAGGATCCCGAGCAGAACGCCGCGCTACGTCACGCTGTCGGCGGTGTGCTCGAGACCCTGCCCGCGTCCATGGCGTTCCTTTGCCCGAACGTCAACTCGTACCGCCGCTTTGGCGCGCAGTTCTATGTACCGAACGCGCCAAGCTGGGGCCTGGACAACCGCACCGTGGCCCTGCGCGTGCCGACCGGCTCGGCAGACGCTGTGCGCATCGAGCACCGCGTGGCCGGTGCCGACGCCAACCCGTACCTGATGATGGCTGCTGTGCTGGCCGGCGTGCACCATGGCCTGACCAACAAGATCGAACCGGGCAAGCCGATCGAAGGCAACTCGTACGAACAGCTGGAGCAGAGCCTGCCGAACAACCTGCGCGATGCCCTGCGCGAGCTGGACGACAGCGAGATCCTCAACAAGTACATCGATCCGAAGTACATCGACATCTTCGTCGCGTGCAAGGAAAGCGAGCTGGAGGAGTTCGAGCACTCGATCTCCGACCTCGAGTACAACTGGTACCTGCACACCGTGTAA
- the ygiF gene encoding Inorganic triphosphatase (*Name ygiF) codes for MHKETELKLRASRETLAALREHPLLKKRNKSGWQTRELLNQYFDTPERELSAARVALRLRRDGDAVIQTLKCRGTSVAGLSERNEYEWNLDKVKLDLKKLDATCWPEQLANLDKKTIKPLFTTDFSREYAEIAWGRGKSKVVIEAALDQGFVIAGKRKEEICELGWSCAKVTRKHCWNWPPSWPPACR; via the coding sequence ATGCACAAAGAAACCGAACTGAAGCTCCGCGCCAGCCGCGAGACCCTTGCCGCCCTGCGCGAGCACCCTCTGCTGAAAAAGCGCAACAAGTCCGGCTGGCAGACCCGTGAACTGCTCAACCAGTACTTCGACACCCCCGAGCGTGAGCTGTCCGCCGCCCGTGTCGCCCTGCGCCTGCGCCGCGATGGCGATGCCGTCATCCAGACCCTCAAGTGCCGCGGCACCAGCGTGGCCGGCCTGTCCGAGCGCAACGAGTACGAATGGAACCTGGACAAGGTCAAGCTCGACCTGAAAAAGCTGGACGCCACCTGCTGGCCCGAGCAACTGGCCAACCTGGACAAAAAAACCATCAAGCCGTTGTTTACCACCGACTTCAGCCGTGAATACGCCGAAATCGCCTGGGGCCGTGGCAAAAGCAAGGTGGTGATCGAGGCCGCGCTGGACCAGGGCTTCGTGATTGCCGGCAAACGCAAGGAAGAGATCTGCGAGCTGGGCTGGAGCTGCGCGAAGGTGACCCGCAAGCACTGCTGGAACTGGCCGCCGAGCTGGCCGCCAGCCTGCCGCTGA
- the spuC_4 gene encoding Putrescine--pyruvate aminotransferase (*Name spuC_4): protein MSTNNPQTREWQTLSGEHHLAPFSDYKQLKEKGPRIITKAQGVHLWDSEGHKILDGMAGLWCVAVGYGREELVQAAEKQMRELPYYNLFFQTAHPPALELAKAITDVAPEGMTHVFFTGSGSEGNDTVLRMVRHYWALKGKPHKQTIIGRINGYHGSTFAGACLGGMSGMHEQGGLPIPGIVHIPQPYWFGEGGDMTPEAFGVWAAEQLEKKILEVGEDNVAAFIAEPIQGAGGVIIPPETYWPKVKEILAKYDILFVADEVICGFGRTGEWFGSDYYDLKPDLMTIAKGLTSGYIPMGGVIVRDKVAKVISEGGDFNHGFTYSGHPVAAAVGLENLRILRDEKIVEKARTEAAPYLQKRLRELQDHPLVGEVRGLGMLGAIELVQDKATRSRYEGKGVGMICRTFCFENGLIMRAVGDTMIIAPPLVISHAEIDELVEKARKCLDLTLEAIN, encoded by the coding sequence ATGAGCACCAACAACCCGCAAACCCGTGAATGGCAAACCCTGAGCGGGGAGCACCATCTCGCACCTTTCAGTGACTACAAGCAGCTGAAAGAGAAGGGGCCACGCATCATCACCAAGGCCCAAGGGGTGCATTTGTGGGACAGCGAGGGGCACAAGATCCTCGACGGCATGGCGGGCCTGTGGTGCGTGGCGGTTGGTTACGGCCGTGAAGAGCTGGTGCAGGCGGCAGAAAAGCAGATGCGCGAGCTGCCTTACTACAACCTGTTCTTCCAGACTGCCCACCCGCCTGCGCTGGAGCTGGCCAAGGCGATCACCGACGTGGCGCCCGAAGGCATGACCCATGTGTTCTTCACCGGCTCCGGCTCCGAAGGCAACGACACTGTGCTGCGCATGGTGCGCCACTACTGGGCGCTGAAGGGCAAGCCGCACAAGCAGACCATCATCGGCCGTATCAACGGCTACCATGGCTCCACCTTTGCCGGTGCTTGCCTGGGCGGCATGAGCGGCATGCACGAGCAGGGCGGCTTGCCGATCCCGGGCATCGTGCACATCCCGCAGCCGTACTGGTTCGGCGAAGGCGGCGACATGACCCCGGAAGCATTCGGTGTATGGGCGGCCGAGCAGCTGGAGAAGAAAATCCTCGAAGTCGGCGAAGACAACGTCGCCGCCTTTATCGCCGAGCCTATCCAGGGCGCAGGCGGCGTGATCATCCCGCCAGAAACCTACTGGCCGAAGGTGAAGGAGATTCTCGCCAAGTACGACATCCTGTTCGTTGCCGACGAAGTCATCTGTGGTTTCGGCCGTACCGGCGAGTGGTTCGGCTCTGACTACTACGACCTCAAGCCCGACCTGATGACCATCGCCAAAGGCCTGACCTCCGGTTACATCCCCATGGGCGGTGTGATCGTGCGTGACAAAGTGGCCAAGGTGATCAGCGAAGGCGGTGACTTCAACCACGGTTTCACCTACTCCGGCCACCCGGTGGCGGCCGCGGTGGGCCTGGAAAACCTGCGCATCCTGCGCGACGAGAAAATTGTCGAGAAGGCGCGCACCGAAGCGGCACCGTATTTGCAAAAGCGTTTGCGTGAGCTGCAGGACCACCCGCTGGTGGGTGAAGTACGCGGCCTGGGTATGCTTGGCGCGATCGAACTGGTCCAGGACAAAGCCACGCGCAGCCGTTACGAAGGCAAGGGCGTGGGCATGATCTGCCGCACCTTCTGTTTCGAAAACGGCCTGATCATGCGGGCGGTGGGTGACACCATGATCATTGCGCCGCCGCTGGTAATCAGCCATGCCGAGATCGACGAACTGGTGGAAAAGGCACGCAAATGCCTCGACCTGACCCTGGAGGCGATCAACTGA
- the puuA_5 gene encoding Gamma-glutamylputrescine synthetase PuuA (*Name puuA_5), protein MSNNLDQLTDWLKEHKITEVECMISDLTGITRGKISPTNKFIAEKGMRLPESVLLQTVTGDYVDDDIYYELLDPADIDMICRPDENAVFLVPWAIEPTAQVIHDTYDKKGNPVELSPRNVLKKVLKLYADKGWQPIVAPEMEFYLTKRSEDPDFPLQPPVGRSGRPETGRQSFSIEAANEFDPLFEDVYDWCELQQLDLDTLIHEDGTAQMEINFRHGDALHLADQILVFKRTMREAALKHNVAATFMAKPMTGEPGSAMHLHQSVVDVTTGKNIFSNEDGSMSELFLNHIGGLQKFIPEALPLFAPNVNSFRRFLPDTSAPVNVEWGEENRTVGLRVPDAGPQSRRVENRLPGADANPYLAIAASLLCGYIGMVEGIQASAPVQGRGYERRNLRLPLTIEDALERMENSRALVQYLGKKFITGYVATKRAEHENFKRVISSWEREFLLFAV, encoded by the coding sequence ATGAGTAACAACCTCGACCAGCTCACCGATTGGTTGAAAGAGCACAAGATCACCGAAGTCGAATGCATGATCAGTGACCTGACCGGCATCACGCGCGGCAAGATTTCGCCCACCAACAAATTCATCGCCGAAAAAGGCATGCGCCTGCCCGAGAGCGTGCTGCTGCAGACCGTGACCGGCGACTACGTCGACGACGACATCTATTACGAACTGCTCGACCCGGCCGACATCGACATGATCTGCCGCCCTGACGAGAACGCCGTGTTCCTTGTACCGTGGGCCATCGAGCCGACGGCGCAGGTGATTCACGACACCTACGACAAGAAGGGCAACCCGGTCGAACTGTCGCCACGCAACGTCTTGAAGAAAGTCCTCAAGCTCTACGCCGACAAGGGCTGGCAGCCAATTGTCGCGCCCGAGATGGAGTTCTACCTGACCAAGCGCAGCGAAGACCCGGACTTCCCGTTGCAGCCCCCGGTAGGCCGTTCTGGCCGCCCGGAAACCGGCCGCCAGTCGTTCTCGATCGAAGCCGCCAACGAATTCGACCCGCTGTTCGAAGATGTCTACGACTGGTGCGAACTGCAGCAGCTGGACCTGGACACGCTGATCCACGAAGACGGCACGGCGCAGATGGAAATCAACTTCCGTCACGGCGACGCCCTGCACCTGGCCGACCAGATCCTGGTGTTCAAGCGCACCATGCGCGAGGCCGCGCTCAAGCACAACGTGGCCGCCACCTTCATGGCCAAGCCGATGACCGGTGAGCCAGGCAGTGCCATGCACCTGCACCAGAGCGTGGTCGACGTGACCACCGGCAAGAACATCTTCAGCAACGAAGACGGCAGCATGAGCGAGCTGTTCCTCAACCACATTGGTGGCCTGCAGAAGTTCATCCCCGAAGCGCTGCCGCTGTTTGCCCCCAACGTCAACTCGTTCCGCCGCTTCCTGCCCGACACATCGGCGCCGGTGAACGTGGAGTGGGGCGAAGAAAACCGCACCGTCGGCCTGCGCGTACCGGATGCCGGCCCGCAAAGCCGCCGGGTAGAGAACCGCCTGCCGGGCGCCGACGCCAACCCGTACCTGGCCATCGCCGCCAGCCTGCTGTGTGGCTACATCGGCATGGTCGAAGGCATTCAGGCCAGCGCGCCGGTGCAAGGCCGTGGCTACGAGCGGCGCAACCTGCGCCTGCCGCTGACCATCGAAGACGCCCTGGAACGCATGGAAAACAGCCGTGCGCTGGTGCAGTACCTGGGCAAAAAATTCATTACCGGATATGTCGCCACCAAGCGCGCCGAGCACGAAAACTTCAAGCGCGTCATCAGTTCCTGGGAGCGAGAGTTCCTGCTGTTCGCTGTCTGA
- the spuE_3 gene encoding Spermidine-binding periplasmic protein SpuE (*Name spuE_3), whose amino-acid sequence MSISVFRKALMAGAGLTLACSVQAAPTVHFYNWSDYIGPTTLADFEKATGIKPVQDVFDSNETLEGKLLAGNTGYDVVVPSNHFLGKQIKAGAFQKLDKSLLPNYSNLDPALMKRLEKNDPGNQYAVPYLWGTNGIGYNVDKVKAALGVDTIDSWAVLFEPENMKKLSKCGVAFLDSADEMLPAVLNYMGLNPNSTDPKDYAKAEQKLLAVRPYVTYFHSSKYITDLANGDICVAAGFSGDIFQAKARAEEAKKGVNLAYAIPKEGGNLWFDVLAIPADAKNVKEAHAFINYLLKPEVIAQVSDYVGYANPNPKAGDLMDQAVRTDAAVYPPQEVLDKMFVNSELPPKVQRLMTRSWTKVKSGK is encoded by the coding sequence TTGTCTATTTCTGTATTCCGCAAAGCCTTGATGGCTGGTGCGGGCCTGACGCTGGCATGCAGCGTCCAAGCGGCGCCTACGGTGCACTTTTACAACTGGTCCGACTATATCGGCCCGACCACACTCGCGGACTTCGAGAAAGCCACGGGCATCAAGCCTGTGCAGGACGTGTTCGACTCCAACGAAACCCTGGAAGGCAAGCTGCTGGCCGGTAATACCGGCTATGACGTGGTAGTGCCGTCCAACCATTTCCTTGGCAAGCAGATCAAGGCGGGCGCATTCCAGAAGCTCGACAAGAGCCTGCTGCCTAACTATTCCAACCTGGACCCGGCGTTGATGAAGCGCCTGGAAAAGAACGACCCGGGCAACCAGTACGCCGTGCCTTACCTGTGGGGCACCAACGGCATCGGCTACAACGTCGACAAGGTGAAGGCCGCGCTGGGCGTGGACACCATCGACTCCTGGGCCGTGCTGTTCGAACCCGAGAACATGAAGAAGCTCTCCAAATGCGGCGTGGCCTTCCTCGACTCGGCGGACGAAATGCTGCCGGCGGTGCTCAACTACATGGGGCTCAACCCCAACAGCACCGACCCCAAGGACTATGCAAAAGCCGAGCAGAAGCTGCTGGCCGTGCGCCCGTACGTGACCTACTTCCACTCGTCCAAGTACATCACCGACCTGGCCAACGGCGACATCTGCGTCGCGGCAGGCTTCTCGGGCGATATCTTCCAGGCCAAGGCCCGCGCTGAAGAAGCGAAGAAGGGCGTGAACCTGGCCTACGCCATTCCCAAGGAAGGCGGCAACCTCTGGTTCGACGTGCTGGCGATCCCCGCAGACGCCAAGAACGTCAAAGAGGCGCATGCCTTCATCAACTATTTGCTGAAGCCTGAGGTTATCGCCCAGGTCAGTGATTACGTCGGTTACGCCAACCCGAACCCCAAGGCTGGCGACCTGATGGACCAGGCCGTGAGGACTGACGCTGCGGTTTACCCACCGCAGGAAGTGCTGGACAAGATGTTCGTGAATTCAGAGTTGCCACCCAAGGTGCAACGGCTGATGACCCGTAGCTGGACCAAGGTCAAGTCGGGCAAGTAA
- the argA_2 gene encoding Amino-acid acetyltransferase (*Name argA_2), with the protein MPDYVNWLRHASPYINAHRDCTFVVMLPGDGVEHPNFGNIVHDLVLLHSLGVRLVLVHGSRPQIESRLADRGLTPHYHHGLRITDAATLDCVIDAVGALRLAIEARLSMDIAASPMQGSRLRVASGNLVTARPIGVLEGVDYHHTGEVRRVDRKGISRLLDERSIVLLSPLGYSPTGEIFNLACEDVATRAAIELGADKLLLFGAEPGLLDADGKLVRELRPQQVAPHLQRLGSDYQGELLDAAAEACKGGVARSHIVSYAEDGALLTELFTRGGGGTLVSQEQFEVVREATIEDVGGLLELISPLEEQGILVRRSREVLEREIEQFSVVEREGMIIACAALYPIADSEAGEPGVPGGEPGIPPRRARG; encoded by the coding sequence ATGCCCGACTACGTCAACTGGCTGCGTCATGCCTCCCCGTACATCAATGCCCATCGCGACTGCACCTTCGTGGTCATGCTCCCTGGCGATGGGGTGGAACACCCTAATTTCGGCAACATCGTCCACGACCTGGTGTTGCTGCACAGCCTTGGCGTGCGCCTGGTGCTGGTGCATGGCTCGCGCCCGCAGATTGAAAGCCGCCTGGCCGATCGCGGCCTGACCCCGCACTACCACCATGGCTTGCGCATCACCGATGCCGCCACCCTGGACTGCGTGATCGACGCCGTTGGCGCCTTGCGCCTGGCCATCGAGGCGCGCCTGTCGATGGACATCGCGGCTTCGCCGATGCAGGGCTCGCGCCTGCGTGTGGCGTCCGGCAACCTGGTCACCGCGCGGCCGATCGGTGTGCTCGAAGGGGTGGACTACCACCACACCGGCGAAGTGCGCCGGGTCGACCGCAAGGGCATCAGCCGCCTGCTCGACGAGCGCTCCATCGTGCTGCTGTCGCCGCTGGGCTACTCGCCCACCGGCGAAATCTTCAACCTGGCCTGCGAAGACGTGGCCACCCGTGCCGCCATCGAGCTGGGGGCCGACAAGTTGCTGTTGTTCGGCGCCGAGCCGGGCCTGCTGGACGCGGACGGCAAGCTGGTGCGGGAACTGCGCCCGCAGCAGGTTGCCCCGCACCTGCAGCGCCTGGGCAGCGACTACCAGGGCGAGCTGTTGGACGCCGCCGCCGAGGCCTGCAAGGGTGGCGTGGCACGCAGCCACATTGTCAGTTATGCCGAGGACGGCGCGCTGCTGACCGAGCTGTTCACCCGTGGCGGTGGCGGTACGCTGGTGTCGCAGGAGCAGTTCGAAGTGGTGCGCGAGGCGACCATCGAGGACGTAGGCGGCTTGCTGGAGCTGATCAGCCCGCTGGAAGAGCAGGGCATTCTGGTGCGCCGCTCGCGCGAGGTGCTGGAGCGGGAGATCGAGCAGTTCAGCGTGGTGGAGCGCGAGGGCATGATCATCGCCTGTGCGGCGTTGTACCCGATTGCCGACTCCGAAGCAGGTGAGCCTGGCGTGCCTGGCGGTGAACCCGGAATACCGCCACGGCGGGCGCGGGGATGA
- the spuD_5 gene encoding Putrescine-binding periplasmic protein SpuD (*Name spuD_5), which yields MKKMGKTLLAAALMGAMATAAQADDKVLNVYNWSDYIAPDTIAKFEKQTGIKVKYDVFDSNETLEAKLLAGKSGYDIVVPSNNFLAKQIKAGVYEELDRSKLPNWKNLDPDLLKAVGDASDKDNKHAFPYMWGSIGIGYNPEKVKAALGVDHIDSWDAVFKPENIAKLKSCGVSFLDAPTEMIPAALHYLGLPSDSTKKEDLKAAEDLFLKIRPSITYFHSSKYIGDMANGNICVAVGYSGDLEQSKARAHEAGDKVKVDYVIPKEGAGTFYDMVAIPKDAEHKDAAYQFMNFLMQPEIMAEITNAVRFPNGNEAATALVDKDISGDPSIYPPAEVKKQLYAIAAPDASVQRVITRSWTKIKSGK from the coding sequence ATGAAGAAAATGGGCAAGACGTTGCTGGCCGCAGCCCTGATGGGTGCCATGGCTACTGCTGCACAGGCTGACGACAAGGTGTTGAACGTCTACAACTGGTCGGACTACATCGCGCCAGACACCATCGCCAAGTTCGAGAAGCAGACCGGTATCAAGGTCAAGTACGACGTCTTCGACAGCAACGAAACCCTCGAAGCCAAGCTGCTGGCAGGCAAGTCGGGCTATGACATCGTCGTGCCGTCCAACAACTTCCTGGCCAAGCAGATCAAGGCCGGTGTGTACGAGGAACTGGACCGTTCCAAGCTGCCGAACTGGAAAAACCTCGACCCGGACCTGCTCAAAGCCGTTGGCGATGCCAGCGACAAGGACAACAAGCACGCCTTCCCGTACATGTGGGGTTCAATCGGCATCGGCTACAACCCGGAGAAGGTCAAGGCCGCGCTGGGTGTCGACCACATCGACTCGTGGGACGCCGTGTTCAAGCCTGAGAACATCGCCAAGCTCAAAAGCTGCGGTGTGAGCTTCCTGGATGCACCGACCGAAATGATCCCGGCCGCGCTGCACTACCTGGGCCTGCCGAGCGACAGCACCAAGAAAGAAGACCTGAAGGCCGCCGAAGACCTGTTCCTCAAGATCCGTCCTTCGATCACCTACTTCCACTCGTCCAAGTACATCGGCGACATGGCCAACGGCAACATCTGTGTGGCCGTCGGTTACTCGGGTGACCTGGAGCAGTCCAAGGCCCGCGCCCACGAAGCTGGCGACAAGGTCAAAGTGGACTACGTCATTCCGAAAGAAGGTGCCGGTACCTTCTATGACATGGTTGCCATCCCGAAAGATGCCGAGCACAAAGACGCTGCCTATCAGTTCATGAACTTCCTGATGCAGCCGGAAATCATGGCTGAAATCACCAACGCCGTGCGCTTCCCGAACGGCAACGAGGCTGCCACTGCGCTCGTGGACAAAGACATCAGCGGTGACCCGAGCATCTACCCGCCTGCCGAAGTGAAGAAGCAGCTGTACGCGATCGCTGCGCCTGACGCTTCTGTGCAGCGTGTGATCACCCGCAGCTGGACCAAGATCAAATCGGGCAAGTAA
- the argE_2 gene encoding Acetylornithine deacetylase (*Name argE_2), producing the protein MPLPTLKDQFAALIAAPSVSCTQPALDQSNRQVIDLLAGWLGDLGFTCDIQQVSPGKFNLLASRGSGPGGLVLAGHSDTVPYDEQLWASDPLKLTEVDGRWVGLGSCDMKGFFALVIEAVIPLLEHDFKQPLLILATCDEESSMSGARALAEAGQPLGRAAVIGEPTGLRPIRMHKGILMDRIDILGRSGHSSDPSLGRSALEAMHAVMGELMGLRQQWQQTYRNPQFTVPTPTLNFGCIHGGDNPNRICGQCALEFDLRPLPGMDVEQLRAAIREKLVPVAERHDVRIDYAPLFPEVPPFEQAADAELVQVAERLTGHRAEAVAFGTEAPYLQQLGCQTIVLGPGDIACAHQPGEYLEMSRIEPTVRLLRDLIRHYCLH; encoded by the coding sequence ATGCCGTTGCCGACGCTGAAAGACCAGTTTGCCGCCTTGATCGCCGCGCCTTCGGTCAGTTGCACCCAGCCCGCGCTGGACCAGTCCAACCGCCAGGTCATCGACCTGCTGGCCGGCTGGCTGGGCGACTTGGGGTTTACATGCGACATCCAGCAGGTCAGCCCGGGCAAGTTCAACCTGCTGGCCAGCCGTGGCAGCGGCCCGGGTGGCCTGGTGCTGGCCGGGCACAGCGACACCGTGCCGTATGACGAACAACTGTGGGCCAGTGACCCTCTGAAGCTGACCGAAGTCGATGGCCGCTGGGTCGGCCTGGGCAGCTGCGACATGAAGGGCTTTTTCGCCTTGGTCATCGAAGCCGTCATCCCGCTGTTGGAGCATGACTTCAAGCAGCCGCTGCTGATCCTCGCCACCTGCGACGAAGAAAGCTCCATGTCCGGTGCCCGCGCCTTGGCCGAGGCCGGCCAACCGCTGGGCCGTGCGGCGGTCATCGGCGAGCCTACCGGGCTGCGGCCGATCCGCATGCACAAGGGCATCCTCATGGACCGCATCGACATCCTCGGGCGCAGCGGCCACTCGTCGGACCCAAGCCTGGGCCGCAGTGCGCTGGAGGCCATGCATGCGGTAATGGGCGAGCTGATGGGCCTGCGCCAGCAATGGCAGCAAACCTATCGCAACCCGCAGTTCACCGTGCCGACCCCGACCCTGAACTTTGGCTGCATCCACGGCGGCGACAACCCCAACCGCATCTGCGGCCAGTGTGCGCTTGAATTCGACCTGCGGCCGTTGCCGGGCATGGATGTAGAGCAGCTGCGTGCAGCCATTCGCGAGAAGCTGGTGCCCGTGGCCGAGCGCCATGATGTGCGCATCGACTACGCACCCCTGTTCCCGGAGGTGCCGCCGTTCGAGCAGGCTGCCGATGCCGAGCTGGTGCAAGTGGCGGAACGCCTGACCGGCCACCGCGCCGAAGCGGTGGCGTTCGGCACCGAAGCGCCTTATCTTCAGCAACTGGGCTGCCAGACCATCGTGCTGGGCCCCGGCGACATCGCCTGTGCCCACCAGCCCGGCGAATACCTGGAAATGTCACGAATCGAGCCTACCGTGCGTCTATTGCGTGACCTGATCCGGCACTATTGCCTGCATTAA